A stretch of the Capsicum annuum cultivar UCD-10X-F1 chromosome 8, UCD10Xv1.1, whole genome shotgun sequence genome encodes the following:
- the LOC124886624 gene encoding uncharacterized protein LOC124886624, giving the protein MTSNIAECINGSLVEARELPILGFLEEVRILFAAWNCKNSEIASYTNTTLRRRFEEILTLNGVKALRMTVKAASSYLYCVYESERRYIIDIDHGTSNTIVRTYELPIVSMLDMKDWNVPQFVDDEEVLPPKYKRPPGRPKKGRHLKSSESLTASSNCCDKCGRACHNRRTWDYFSKES; this is encoded by the exons ATGACCTCTAATATAGCCGAATGTATTAACGGTTCCTTGGTAGAGGCTAGAGAACTTCCTATTCTAGGTTTCCTTGAagaagttagaattttatttgcTGCATGGAATTGTAAGAACAGTGAAATTGCATCTTATACAAACACAACACTCAGGAGAAGATTTGAAGAAATTCTAACTCTTAATGGGGTTAAAGCTTTGCGGATGACA GTTAAAGCAGCTAGTAGTTATCTGTACTGTGTATATGAATCAGAAAGGAGATACATCATTGATATTGATCATGGCAC ATCAAACACCATTGTCAGGACGTATGAACTCCCGATAGTTTCTATGCTAGACATGAAGGATTGGAATGTTCCACAATTTGTTGATGACGAAGAAGTTCTGCCACCCAAATACAAAAGACCTCCGGGTAGGCCAAAGAAAGGAAGACATTTAAAATCTAGTGAATCACTTACTGCAAGTTCGAACTGTTGCGATAAATGCGGACGTGCATGCCACAACCGTAGGACATGGGATTACTTTTCAAAGGAATCGTGA